In Hamadaea flava, a genomic segment contains:
- a CDS encoding ABC transporter permease gives MTLLHTTARILRQLRHDKRTIGLLVVVPTLLLTLLYFMYDNQQAVFDRVALIMLGLFPFIIMFLVTSIAMLRERTTGTLERLLTTPLRRTDLLFGYGIAFGVAAAIQATIASALAYWLLDLDTAGSPALVILIAVTNAVLGVALGLLASAFAQTEFQAVQFMPVVALPQILLCGLFVPRDQMAGWLQAISDVMPLTYAVEALQEVGANADATSTMWRDLGIVAGVVVLALVLASMTLRRRTP, from the coding sequence ATGACGCTGCTGCACACCACCGCTCGGATCCTCCGCCAGCTGCGCCACGACAAGCGCACGATCGGTCTGCTCGTCGTGGTGCCGACGCTGCTGCTCACGTTGCTGTACTTCATGTACGACAACCAGCAGGCGGTCTTCGACCGGGTGGCGCTGATCATGCTGGGGCTGTTCCCCTTCATCATCATGTTCCTGGTCACCAGCATCGCGATGCTCCGGGAACGGACCACCGGGACGCTGGAACGGCTCCTGACCACCCCGCTGCGCCGAACGGACCTGCTGTTCGGCTACGGGATCGCGTTCGGCGTCGCCGCCGCGATCCAGGCGACGATCGCCAGCGCGCTGGCGTACTGGCTGCTCGATCTCGACACCGCGGGCAGCCCGGCGCTGGTCATCCTCATCGCGGTCACCAACGCCGTCCTCGGCGTGGCGCTCGGCCTGCTGGCCAGCGCGTTCGCCCAGACGGAGTTCCAAGCCGTCCAGTTCATGCCGGTCGTCGCCCTGCCCCAGATCCTCCTGTGTGGACTGTTCGTCCCTCGGGATCAGATGGCGGGCTGGCTTCAGGCGATCAGCGACGTCATGCCGCTGACGTACGCCGTCGAAGCGCTCCAAGAGGTGGGCGCGAACGCCGACGCCACCTCGACGATGTGGCGTGACCTCGGCATCGTCGCCGGAGTCGTGGTGCTGGCCCTCGTGCTCGCCTCGATGACCCTGCGGCGGCGTACGCCCTGA